From the uncultured Trichococcus sp. genome, one window contains:
- a CDS encoding patatin family protein, with protein sequence MNQNIEKVSLIIEGGAMRGVFCAGVISTMLRQGIYLDYVIGVSSGSVNGINYVSRDLTRTKASFVDIAANPAFSGMKYLLNGQGYFNTKYIYEDAITTDIPFEFDSFKHNPASMKIVATDMETAKPVYFDKEDIATSEELALKIRASSTVPLLMPPTQINGKYYLDGGIVDSLPIEKAIEDGNQKHVIILTRPRGYIKEKQRFNAIIRRHLRAYPEIIAAIEQRHINYNRSMALIGQLERENKAFVIAPNQISIGRMERNVQRLDAYYQYAERAAERQLSELHAFLSSS encoded by the coding sequence ATGAACCAAAATATAGAAAAAGTATCCCTGATCATAGAGGGAGGAGCCATGCGGGGCGTCTTTTGCGCAGGAGTCATCAGTACGATGCTGCGTCAAGGAATCTATTTGGATTATGTAATCGGGGTATCTTCCGGATCGGTGAATGGCATCAACTATGTCAGCCGGGACCTTACCCGCACGAAAGCTTCATTTGTCGATATCGCCGCCAATCCGGCTTTCTCGGGGATGAAATATCTCCTCAACGGCCAGGGATACTTCAACACCAAGTACATCTATGAAGATGCGATCACAACCGATATTCCCTTCGAATTCGATTCATTCAAGCATAATCCGGCTTCCATGAAGATCGTTGCGACGGACATGGAAACGGCAAAACCTGTGTATTTCGATAAGGAAGACATCGCAACCAGCGAAGAATTGGCACTCAAAATCAGGGCCTCTTCCACTGTGCCGTTGCTGATGCCGCCTACCCAAATCAATGGAAAATACTACTTGGACGGCGGCATCGTCGACTCGCTTCCGATCGAAAAAGCGATTGAGGACGGCAATCAAAAGCACGTGATCATCCTGACCCGTCCGCGCGGCTACATCAAGGAAAAGCAACGCTTCAATGCCATCATCCGGCGGCATCTACGGGCCTATCCCGAAATCATAGCGGCCATCGAACAGCGGCACATCAATTACAACCGCTCGATGGCATTGATCGGGCAATTGGAAAGGGAGAACAAGGCATTTGTGATTGCACCCAATCAGATTTCTATAGGCAGGATGGAACGGAATGTGCAGCGTCTGGATGCGTACTACCAATACGCGGAACGGGCCGCGGAAAGGCAGCTCTCAGAGTTGCATGCCTTCTTGTCAAGTTCTTGA
- a CDS encoding ABC transporter ATP-binding protein gives MIRFDHVNVIREKRKILNDINWHAKKGEHWAILGLNGSGKTTLLQLLNGYLWPSSGKLVVLGETFGQTAIPELRKRIGWVSSALQQQLNPNDIAEHIVLSGKFASIGVWTVPTEAEKQQALDLLIKCGGKELIGFRYGILSQGQQQIILIARALMAEPEILILDEPCNGLDLFAKEKLLEDIQRIADEPEGPTMIYVSHHTEEILPCFKKLMLLKDGSIHKTGKTADLLKEEVLSDFYEKPVQTIRMSKNRLAVFPK, from the coding sequence ATGATCAGATTCGACCACGTGAACGTGATTCGCGAAAAACGAAAAATTTTGAACGACATCAATTGGCACGCCAAAAAAGGCGAGCATTGGGCCATACTCGGCTTGAACGGATCAGGCAAGACAACCTTGCTGCAGCTGTTGAACGGCTATCTGTGGCCCAGCAGCGGCAAACTGGTCGTGTTGGGCGAAACTTTCGGGCAAACGGCCATACCGGAGTTGCGCAAACGGATAGGCTGGGTCAGCTCGGCGCTGCAGCAACAGCTGAATCCCAACGACATCGCCGAACACATCGTCTTGAGCGGGAAATTCGCTTCGATAGGTGTCTGGACTGTCCCGACTGAAGCCGAAAAGCAACAGGCGCTCGATCTGCTGATCAAATGCGGCGGCAAAGAATTGATCGGATTTCGCTACGGCATCCTCTCCCAAGGGCAGCAACAGATCATTTTGATCGCCCGCGCCTTGATGGCCGAACCGGAAATTCTGATTTTGGACGAGCCTTGCAACGGCCTGGATCTGTTCGCAAAAGAGAAGCTTTTGGAGGATATTCAGCGGATCGCCGACGAGCCTGAAGGGCCGACGATGATTTACGTCAGCCATCATACCGAGGAGATCCTGCCTTGCTTCAAGAAACTGATGCTGTTGAAGGATGGTTCCATCCATAAGACAGGCAAGACTGCCGACTTGCTGAAGGAGGAAGTCCTGAGTGATTTCTATGAAAAACCGGTGCAGACGATCCGCATGTCCAAGAACAGGCTGGCTGTCTTCCCGAAATGA
- a CDS encoding MBL fold metallo-hydrolase, protein MIIKTLVENTAHDAQFETEHGLSLYIETNRHKLLFDLGASDLFAKNAAKLGIDLSAVDTVVISHGHADHGGGLRTFLDLNVKAKIYVNKNAFDEHYSNRPSGIADIGLERQLLPNDRFVFVGNQLQLDEELELFAGVEVKRYYPSGNETLLMKKGPVLTQDDFSHEQNLIITEAGKTVLIAGCAHRGIVNIVEHFHGLKGSYPNVVIGGFHLYNRSKKQQEDPETIKEIAEWLLKTQSDYYTCHCTGLGPYGIMKDRMKEKLGYLATGSQLSLFNTNEEMELEK, encoded by the coding sequence GTGATAATCAAAACTTTAGTAGAGAATACGGCCCATGATGCGCAATTTGAAACAGAACACGGCCTTAGCCTGTACATCGAGACAAACAGGCACAAGCTTCTCTTTGATTTAGGGGCAAGCGATCTTTTTGCGAAGAATGCCGCCAAGCTGGGCATTGATCTTTCCGCTGTCGACACTGTCGTCATTTCGCACGGCCATGCGGATCACGGAGGCGGTTTGCGCACTTTTTTGGATTTGAACGTTAAGGCGAAAATTTATGTGAACAAAAATGCTTTTGATGAACATTATTCGAATAGGCCCAGCGGGATTGCTGATATCGGATTGGAACGCCAATTGCTGCCGAATGACCGTTTCGTGTTTGTCGGGAATCAACTGCAACTGGACGAAGAACTGGAACTGTTTGCCGGAGTCGAAGTAAAAAGATACTATCCTTCCGGGAATGAAACCTTACTTATGAAAAAGGGGCCAGTCCTGACGCAAGATGATTTTTCCCATGAGCAAAATCTGATCATCACGGAAGCCGGAAAGACCGTCCTGATCGCCGGCTGTGCGCATCGGGGGATTGTGAATATAGTGGAACATTTCCATGGATTAAAGGGCAGCTATCCAAACGTTGTCATCGGCGGCTTCCATCTGTACAACCGGTCGAAAAAACAGCAGGAAGATCCTGAAACAATCAAGGAAATCGCTGAATGGCTGCTGAAAACACAATCGGATTATTATACCTGCCATTGCACCGGATTGGGCCCTTACGGGATTATGAAGGATCGAATGAAAGAAAAATTAGGATATCTGGCTACAGGCAGTCAGCTGAGCCTATTCAATACAAATGAAGAGATGGAGCTGGAGAAATGA
- a CDS encoding FAD-dependent oxidoreductase: MNKRILIVGGVAGGASVAARVRRIDGKAEVIMFDKGPHVSFSNCTLPYHLSGIVENSQDLVLMSPEKFKKQYNIEARVNSEVVRIDRDSKKITVRDLTNGEDYEEAYDKLVLSPGASPILPRNIDGIDLQHVFTVRNVVDIERISKYIQKQDIQDVAVVGGGFIGVEVAENLRLAGRNVSLIEAQDQIMTPFDYDMAQMLHKELMDNGINLVLGDGVLKIEEDAIELLSGRKIATKAVIMSIGVFPETGLAREAGIEIGVTGGIKVDHNYVTNDKDIYAVGDAIEVFSQMTHKPTRLAMAGPAQRQARAAADHMYGMPHNNKGVIGSSVVQVFELGAASTGLNEKAAEAAGIPHDFVYIIANDKVGLMPDSNPVHFKLVYEYPTGKILGAQAIGKGNVDKRIDVIAAMITMGGTLEDLKELELCYAPSFGTAKDVVNYAALVALNLLYGVFRQVPVTKVRELVEKDAYIIDVREKGEFAKGHLVNAVNIPLSELRDRFDEVPKDKTVYLHCRSSQRSYNAVMALQNAGFDNVMNISGSFLGICLHEYAQDTLAGREKIVTEYNFN, encoded by the coding sequence ATGAACAAAAGAATTTTGATCGTCGGTGGAGTAGCCGGAGGGGCATCTGTTGCGGCTCGGGTGCGCAGAATCGATGGAAAAGCAGAAGTCATCATGTTCGACAAGGGGCCGCATGTTTCCTTTTCAAATTGTACCTTGCCTTACCATTTGAGCGGTATAGTAGAGAACAGCCAAGACCTGGTATTGATGAGCCCCGAAAAATTCAAAAAGCAATACAACATCGAGGCCAGAGTCAACAGCGAAGTGGTCCGCATCGATAGGGATTCCAAAAAAATCACTGTCAGGGATTTGACGAATGGTGAGGATTACGAAGAAGCTTATGACAAATTAGTCTTATCACCGGGTGCCAGTCCGATTCTCCCTAGAAACATCGATGGCATAGATCTTCAACATGTATTCACTGTCAGGAATGTGGTTGATATCGAGAGAATCAGCAAATATATCCAAAAGCAGGATATACAGGATGTAGCGGTTGTCGGTGGCGGATTCATTGGCGTGGAAGTGGCTGAGAATCTGCGCTTGGCGGGGAGAAATGTCAGCCTGATCGAAGCGCAGGATCAGATCATGACGCCGTTCGATTATGATATGGCCCAGATGTTGCATAAGGAACTGATGGACAACGGCATCAATCTTGTTTTGGGTGATGGTGTCCTGAAAATTGAAGAAGATGCCATCGAATTGCTGTCAGGCCGGAAGATAGCTACAAAAGCAGTGATCATGTCGATAGGGGTTTTCCCGGAAACTGGTCTGGCCAGAGAAGCCGGGATTGAAATCGGAGTGACGGGCGGCATCAAAGTGGATCACAATTATGTGACCAATGACAAGGATATCTATGCGGTGGGGGATGCCATAGAAGTGTTCAGCCAAATGACCCATAAACCGACGCGACTGGCAATGGCTGGACCTGCTCAGCGGCAAGCCAGGGCAGCTGCCGATCATATGTACGGGATGCCCCACAACAATAAAGGCGTCATCGGTTCTTCCGTGGTGCAGGTTTTCGAATTAGGTGCCGCCTCGACAGGCTTGAACGAAAAAGCTGCAGAGGCTGCCGGTATTCCTCACGATTTTGTCTACATCATCGCCAACGACAAAGTAGGATTGATGCCCGACAGCAATCCGGTGCACTTCAAACTGGTTTATGAATACCCGACCGGAAAGATACTTGGGGCGCAAGCTATCGGCAAGGGTAATGTTGATAAGCGGATTGATGTCATCGCAGCCATGATCACGATGGGCGGAACACTCGAAGATCTGAAAGAATTGGAATTGTGCTATGCGCCTTCATTCGGCACTGCCAAAGATGTAGTGAATTACGCGGCGTTAGTAGCTCTTAACCTCCTGTACGGTGTGTTCCGGCAAGTACCGGTAACGAAAGTCCGGGAACTTGTCGAAAAAGATGCTTACATCATCGATGTCCGGGAAAAAGGTGAATTCGCAAAAGGGCATCTTGTGAATGCCGTGAATATTCCTTTAAGCGAGTTGCGGGATCGCTTTGATGAGGTTCCGAAAGACAAAACGGTTTATCTGCATTGCCGTTCGAGCCAAAGAAGCTACAATGCGGTTATGGCTTTGCAGAATGCGGGGTTTGATAACGTGATGAATATTTCCGGTTCATTTTTGGGCATCTGCCTGCATGAATACGCACAGGACACCCTGGCCGGCCGCGAAAAAATCGTTACGGAATACAACTTCAATTAA
- a CDS encoding ARMT1-like domain-containing protein, whose protein sequence is MELYLDCLPCMLKQVLEAARLVTDDEELQETIMCEAFDDYSKNKPHRYAPEVCEDMHAIVKQYTGSADPYAEVKMRDIQIALSLEDELFKALIDAMDPIVTALKIAATGNVMDSAIYSGRYIESFLKEELDMPFAICDDVPFKKELEKAKRILIIGDNAGEAVFDKILARHLSADHEVIYAVRAEAIINDVTLMDALCVGMDNFATIVSTGCGAPGAVLETCSEEFLTLFHDADIVISKGQGNYEALSDASRSIFFLLKAKCPKIAKSIGVTVSDYVFKKNEIAVTKEGI, encoded by the coding sequence ATGGAATTATATTTGGATTGTTTGCCATGTATGTTGAAACAAGTGCTGGAAGCCGCCAGATTGGTGACGGATGACGAAGAGCTGCAGGAAACGATTATGTGCGAGGCATTCGATGACTATTCCAAAAACAAGCCTCACCGCTATGCGCCGGAAGTGTGCGAGGATATGCATGCAATCGTGAAGCAATACACGGGCTCAGCTGATCCATACGCTGAAGTCAAGATGAGGGACATCCAAATTGCCTTAAGCCTTGAGGATGAGCTATTCAAGGCTCTTATCGATGCAATGGACCCCATAGTCACTGCGCTCAAGATTGCCGCCACCGGAAATGTGATGGATTCGGCAATATACAGTGGCCGTTACATCGAATCATTCCTTAAAGAGGAGCTAGATATGCCTTTTGCGATCTGCGATGACGTGCCCTTCAAAAAAGAATTGGAAAAGGCGAAAAGGATTTTGATCATCGGGGATAACGCCGGGGAAGCGGTTTTCGACAAAATATTGGCACGTCACTTGTCCGCTGATCATGAGGTCATCTATGCAGTAAGGGCAGAGGCCATCATAAATGATGTAACTTTGATGGATGCGCTTTGTGTCGGGATGGATAATTTTGCTACAATAGTATCGACAGGATGCGGTGCTCCGGGTGCAGTTCTGGAAACGTGCAGCGAGGAATTTCTGACGCTGTTTCATGATGCTGATATTGTCATCAGCAAAGGGCAAGGGAATTATGAAGCCTTATCGGATGCGTCACGCAGCATCTTCTTTCTGCTGAAAGCCAAGTGCCCGAAAATAGCTAAGTCAATTGGGGTCACCGTCAGCGACTACGTATTCAAGAAAAATGAAATAGCAGTAACGAAAGAAGGAATCTGA
- a CDS encoding DUF134 domain-containing protein has translation MARPRKWRKVCCLPKSDQFGPLNDTIDPEHIVTMSIDEYETIRLIDLEGFTQEQCAEQMAIARTTVQGIYNNARKKMAELVVNGKGLRIEGGDYKLCNESGGNCGKGCCRRRCGNGPKRCGNRENTPEESTVEGQ, from the coding sequence ATGGCGCGACCTAGAAAATGGAGAAAAGTATGTTGTTTACCAAAAAGTGATCAGTTTGGCCCCCTCAATGACACGATAGATCCAGAGCATATCGTCACAATGAGCATAGACGAATATGAAACGATCCGTTTGATCGATCTGGAAGGTTTCACGCAGGAACAATGCGCAGAACAAATGGCTATCGCACGGACTACTGTACAGGGGATCTACAATAACGCCAGGAAAAAAATGGCGGAATTGGTTGTGAACGGCAAAGGCTTACGGATAGAGGGCGGAGATTACAAACTATGCAACGAGTCCGGAGGGAATTGCGGCAAAGGTTGCTGCAGGCGCAGATGCGGGAACGGCCCCAAAAGATGCGGGAATAGGGAAAACACGCCTGAGGAATCAACTGTTGAAGGCCAATAA
- a CDS encoding radical SAM protein yields MESMKYIYGPVPSRRLGISLGVSPIPKKTCNYSCIYCQLGKTDHFMNTREMFFPVAEILMEFDAFLKNAVPFDVVTIVGEGEPTLYLGLGELILGIKERTDKPVAVITNGALLYDAALRAELGLADIVLPTLDAYDTVSFRKINRPHRSIDFEKVNEGLITFSKEYAGSLWIEIMLIDGINDDDESLRKYAEALQKIKCDRVYINTPVRPPAETYAKEISPERMNRAVEILGGIPINFLDTEGFHSEIPDDYEAIMSIIKRHPMNQFEVESFLASRGCDKQAIEGICSRMRADDKVTAIDYMGIVTYRLR; encoded by the coding sequence ATGGAAAGCATGAAGTATATTTATGGACCAGTACCATCCAGACGTCTCGGGATCTCTTTAGGCGTCAGCCCGATTCCGAAAAAAACCTGCAACTATTCCTGCATCTACTGTCAACTGGGAAAGACGGACCATTTCATGAACACGCGGGAGATGTTTTTTCCTGTCGCGGAAATACTGATGGAATTTGATGCATTCCTGAAAAATGCCGTACCGTTCGATGTTGTGACGATAGTCGGCGAGGGGGAACCAACCCTGTATTTGGGCCTGGGAGAGCTTATTCTTGGCATAAAGGAAAGGACCGATAAACCGGTTGCTGTGATCACAAACGGTGCCCTGCTTTATGATGCGGCTTTGCGTGCTGAATTGGGGTTGGCTGACATCGTGCTTCCGACGCTGGACGCATACGATACCGTTTCATTCAGAAAGATCAATCGTCCACATCGTTCCATTGACTTCGAGAAAGTAAACGAGGGGTTAATCACGTTCTCGAAGGAGTACGCCGGATCGTTGTGGATCGAAATTATGCTGATAGATGGAATCAATGACGATGACGAATCGCTCAGGAAGTATGCGGAGGCCCTGCAGAAAATAAAGTGTGATCGTGTTTACATCAACACGCCAGTCCGGCCGCCCGCAGAGACTTACGCCAAAGAAATCAGCCCTGAAAGAATGAATCGCGCAGTCGAGATACTGGGCGGCATCCCGATAAATTTTTTGGATACCGAGGGCTTTCACAGCGAAATCCCGGATGATTATGAAGCCATCATGAGCATCATCAAACGTCACCCGATGAATCAATTTGAAGTCGAAAGTTTTTTGGCCTCCAGGGGCTGCGATAAACAGGCCATAGAAGGTATCTGTTCCAGAATGAGAGCGGATGATAAAGTCACCGCCATCGACTATATGGGCATTGTGACCTACAGGTTGCGTTGA
- a CDS encoding flavocytochrome c gives MKKRIGLFSAFSMLLLLSGCGANTDNAADSSAAVENGESVAASSESVEAVTGASEVTYTDPEELKKSYDVIIIGSGGSGMTAAISAKDAGLNPVIFEKMPVHGGNTIKSSAGMNASATKFQAEQGIEDSNEMFYEETLAGGKNTNDPELLHYLVDNSAPAIDWLDTMGITLDNITVTGGMSVNRTHRPSDGSAVGQYLIKGLYANIMEREIPVFVNSEVTEIVMTDDKASGVKVDFNNEGEITVSSDAVIIATGGFGADFDMVTELAPQLEGYVTTNQPGSTGDGIKMAEAIGAAVVDMNQIQIHPTVHQESSYLITEAIRGEGAILVNQQGERFVNEMETRDTVSAAINALEEGYAYLIFDAGVKDRVKAVNTYIEKGFVQSDETIEALAGQLEIDSATLAQTLTSWNETVASQVDGAFNRTTGMAKPLAAAPYYAIQIAPGVHHTMGGLKINTNAQVISTEGTVIEGLYAAGEVTGGIHGSNRIGGNAVADIIVFGRQAGVQSASYVQSME, from the coding sequence ATGAAGAAGAGAATTGGCTTATTTTCTGCTTTCAGTATGTTACTATTGTTATCCGGTTGTGGAGCGAACACGGACAACGCGGCTGACTCAAGCGCTGCTGTTGAAAATGGGGAATCTGTTGCTGCAAGTTCTGAATCAGTGGAGGCTGTGACAGGCGCATCAGAGGTTACCTATACGGATCCGGAAGAACTGAAAAAAAGCTATGACGTCATCATCATCGGTTCCGGTGGTTCCGGTATGACAGCTGCAATCTCGGCGAAAGATGCCGGCCTGAATCCGGTCATCTTCGAGAAAATGCCGGTCCACGGCGGAAACACCATCAAATCTTCCGCAGGTATGAACGCATCCGCAACGAAATTCCAAGCGGAACAAGGCATCGAAGATTCGAACGAAATGTTCTACGAAGAAACATTAGCCGGCGGAAAAAATACAAACGATCCAGAATTGTTGCACTATCTTGTCGACAATTCCGCACCGGCCATTGATTGGTTGGACACTATGGGAATCACGTTGGACAACATCACCGTTACCGGCGGCATGAGCGTGAACCGTACCCACCGTCCATCCGACGGCTCTGCAGTAGGCCAATACTTGATCAAAGGCTTGTATGCAAATATCATGGAACGCGAGATTCCAGTGTTCGTGAATTCCGAAGTGACTGAAATCGTCATGACGGATGATAAAGCCAGCGGCGTGAAAGTCGACTTCAACAACGAAGGTGAAATCACAGTTTCCTCCGATGCAGTAATCATCGCAACCGGTGGATTCGGTGCCGATTTTGATATGGTCACTGAACTTGCACCGCAGCTTGAAGGCTATGTAACCACTAACCAACCGGGATCGACAGGCGACGGCATCAAAATGGCGGAAGCTATCGGAGCCGCTGTCGTTGACATGAATCAAATCCAGATCCACCCGACCGTACATCAGGAATCTTCTTACCTGATCACTGAAGCGATCCGTGGTGAAGGGGCAATCCTTGTGAATCAACAAGGCGAACGTTTCGTCAATGAAATGGAAACGCGTGACACTGTTTCGGCAGCGATCAACGCTTTGGAAGAAGGCTATGCTTACCTGATTTTTGATGCTGGTGTGAAGGACCGCGTAAAAGCAGTCAACACGTACATCGAAAAAGGCTTTGTCCAGTCGGATGAAACAATCGAAGCTTTGGCTGGTCAATTGGAAATCGACAGCGCAACATTGGCGCAAACGTTGACTTCATGGAATGAAACGGTCGCTTCCCAAGTGGATGGCGCATTCAACCGTACAACAGGTATGGCTAAACCATTAGCAGCTGCACCATACTACGCAATCCAAATCGCGCCTGGTGTCCACCATACAATGGGCGGTTTGAAAATCAACACAAACGCACAAGTCATCAGCACAGAAGGTACGGTCATCGAAGGTCTGTACGCTGCCGGAGAAGTTACCGGCGGCATCCACGGCAGCAACCGTATCGGCGGCAACGCTGTAGCGGACATTATCGTATTCGGACGCCAAGCAGGGGTACAATCCGCCAGCTACGTCCAATCAATGGAATAA
- a CDS encoding ABC transporter ATP-binding protein, with the protein MLKRFFGYYKPYKHLFMLDFCCAILAAVLELSFPVVVNSVIDSILPSGQWNLILLVSLGLLVLYIVNTAMQYIVVYFGHVLGVNIETDMRRELYGHMQKQPFSYYDDQQTGKLMARLTTDLFEISEVAHHGPEDIFITIITLLGSFLLMLQIHVPLAIVTFVMIPFITIALVFFNKKMTRINTRIFEDLGEFSAGIEASVSGIRVVQAFANEAYEAKRFEGLNQAYRRSKMAFYKMMGISSSYNYLLIRLINLFALFFGAYYTIQGQLSYGEFVGFILLSNIFVRPIEKVNTMIESYPKGIAGFRRFTEELDRTPEILDKPDAIEVSHLNGDIVYNEVSFGYDGSKKVLNGIDLKIQAGETVAFVGPSGAGKTTLCNLLPRFYEATEGTITVDGINIQDLTLRSLRNQIGVVQQDVFLFPGTVRENIAYGKLDATDGEIAQAARMANLDKVIAEMPHGLDTMIGERGVKLSGGQKQRLSIARMFLKNPPILILDEATSALDTETEQVIQESLDNLSKGRTTLIIAHRLTTIKHADRIIVVDDQGISEQGSHKELLAQDGTYRRLYEAQFLGIDQ; encoded by the coding sequence ATGCTTAAACGTTTTTTCGGCTATTATAAACCCTACAAGCATCTTTTCATGCTTGATTTCTGTTGCGCTATTTTGGCGGCTGTTTTGGAACTTTCTTTCCCGGTCGTCGTCAACAGCGTCATTGATTCGATTTTGCCTTCCGGGCAGTGGAATCTGATCCTCTTGGTTTCGTTGGGGCTGTTGGTGTTGTACATCGTCAACACGGCGATGCAGTATATCGTCGTCTATTTCGGGCACGTACTCGGGGTCAACATCGAGACCGATATGCGCCGGGAACTTTACGGCCATATGCAGAAGCAGCCTTTCAGTTACTATGATGATCAGCAGACCGGCAAACTGATGGCGCGGCTGACGACAGATCTGTTCGAGATTTCGGAAGTGGCGCACCACGGCCCTGAGGATATCTTCATCACCATCATCACTTTGTTGGGATCGTTTCTGTTGATGCTGCAGATCCATGTGCCGTTGGCGATCGTCACTTTCGTCATGATTCCCTTCATTACGATTGCGCTTGTCTTTTTCAACAAGAAAATGACACGGATCAACACCCGCATTTTTGAAGATCTGGGTGAATTCAGCGCGGGGATTGAAGCTTCGGTCAGCGGCATCCGCGTCGTGCAGGCATTCGCAAACGAAGCTTATGAAGCGAAACGGTTTGAAGGATTGAACCAAGCTTATCGCCGTTCCAAAATGGCTTTCTACAAAATGATGGGCATCAGTTCTTCCTATAACTATTTGCTGATTCGGCTGATCAACTTGTTCGCATTGTTCTTCGGCGCCTACTACACGATCCAGGGTCAGCTTTCCTACGGCGAGTTCGTCGGTTTCATCCTCTTGTCCAACATTTTTGTGCGTCCGATCGAAAAAGTGAACACGATGATCGAAAGTTATCCGAAAGGGATCGCTGGTTTCAGGCGCTTCACCGAAGAGTTGGATCGGACACCGGAAATCCTGGATAAACCGGATGCCATCGAAGTGAGCCATCTGAACGGCGATATCGTCTACAACGAAGTGTCATTCGGCTATGACGGTTCCAAAAAAGTGTTGAACGGGATCGATCTGAAGATCCAGGCTGGCGAAACGGTCGCCTTCGTCGGTCCCAGCGGCGCCGGGAAAACGACCTTGTGCAACCTCCTTCCCCGCTTTTACGAAGCTACGGAAGGGACAATCACAGTCGACGGCATCAACATCCAAGATCTGACGCTGCGTTCCTTGCGCAACCAAATCGGCGTCGTGCAGCAGGATGTCTTCCTCTTCCCGGGAACCGTCAGGGAAAACATCGCCTACGGGAAATTGGATGCTACAGATGGCGAAATCGCTCAAGCAGCCCGGATGGCCAATCTCGATAAGGTCATCGCCGAGATGCCCCATGGACTCGACACGATGATCGGGGAACGCGGTGTGAAATTGTCCGGAGGGCAAAAGCAGCGACTTTCGATTGCGCGCATGTTCCTGAAAAATCCGCCGATCCTGATTTTGGATGAGGCGACTTCCGCACTGGATACCGAAACCGAACAAGTCATCCAGGAATCATTGGATAACCTTTCGAAAGGCCGGACGACGCTGATCATCGCGCACCGTTTGACGACCATCAAGCATGCCGACCGGATCATCGTCGTCGATGATCAAGGGATTTCCGAACAAGGCTCGCACAAGGAATTGCTGGCTCAGGACGGAACTTACCGTCGCCTCTATGAAGCCCAGTTCTTGGGAATCGACCAGTAG